The nucleotide sequence TGATGAATTCATAGTCAGTTCTGAAACCACATGCATCGTGAAGATCATCTGTTAACTTGGTTCTTTTATAAGTTGGAATGAATCCCTGCTCTTTAAGATTTACAAAATTCATTTTTCTTAGTGTAGTTAGTATTTCGTCACATGTATAATCGGAACCTACGGCTTTTTCTAAATATCTATAAACTATCAGGGATAAAAAGCAGGATAGAAAATGTGCTTTTATTCTTGTTTCCAATTTCAGATATACAGGTCTGGCTTCAAAATCTGTTTTCATTATCCTGAAGCATTCTTCGATTTCCCAGCGCCCTTCACTGACCTTTAAGATATCCTCAACAGGATCATCCAATAAATCTGTGGATACTGCATATAATCCATCATAAAGTGCTTCCTGCTCAATCTTATCCGTATCTAAATAATTCTTTACTGTAGCTTTTTCACCATCTTCTGTAACAGCTATTTTTCCAATGAAACGTCTTGGATCATTAGGGTTTCTTCTTCCTCTTTTTGCGGCTCCTGAATCAATAAGTTTCTGAGCACGTTCTACCTGGGCATCACGGATAGCTTTCTGATATCTGGCAAATTTAGGAGAGTATGTAATGATCAGTCTCTGGTGTATTTGCTTAGGAGTGTAGGGCTCTTCTTTATAATACAGACCGGAGTCATCATCAGACAGCTTTGTTATATCTACCGGCTTATCATCGGATACTCTTTTGAAACCATTTTTATCGAGTGCCCATTCTTTGTCCTTGTTCTTCAGTTTTTTTATTGACTGGGTAACGATAAATGCTCTTTCGCCCATATGATTATAGTTTCTGATTTTTTCAGAACCAAGACCGGCATCACTACAATATATAAATTTCTGGCATCCGAACTCTGAAAGTACTTTTTCTTCGAGTGGCTTTAGTGAAGTCTGCTCATTAGCATTGCCCGGAAAAAGTGAAAAAGCTAGCGGAATGCTGTCGCCATCCATAAACATGCCCATTTGAATGATTGGATTTGGACGGTGTTCTTTGCTTTTGCCGTATTTTTTATCTCCGTCTTCCTCTTCAATTTCAAAGTAGTAATTAGTGCAGTCGTAGAAAAGAATCTTATCGTTTTTCTTTCTAATCAGATGGCTGTTCTTATAGACTTCAGACTGTATAAAATCGCATTCGTTTCCGAGAACATCCAGTGAACGATAAATATCATGAAGTTTATAAGATGGCTTTTCAAGAAATTCAGATGCCACCTTATACGATGATTTTTTACTGCATGGTTCAAGTACTCTGGCAAAAATAATATCGGAGAGAATAGAGTTTATATCGTATTGGAATTTATATTTATCCCTGAGTTTTCTACATGTTTTATCCAGGCAGAGGGAATAGTAGATATGCTGAAGAAAAAGATAGCCTCCCCGATAAAATACCTGCTGATCATAATCAATTTGCCTGTCGGCGTGGAAAGTAATCTGAACGGATTTCATCTGGTTATCTTCTTTATATTTTTTCGTTTCTATCTTAGCTTCTTCTTTTGCCCATGCCATAACATCATCTCTTGTTGGACCATGTTCTTTTATGAGTTCATTCAAGGTACCTAGTTTTCTGATATTTACAGAAGTACTAACGCCTTTGTCATTAATATAGCTCTTTGCTATGTAAAATGATTCAGAGTTGTTCCGGAGTTTTTTTGTATTTTATTGGATTGATTCTATGATGCATCCTTTTCTGCGGAAGCATAACCCGAATGAGCTTTTATGATTAAAGCTTTGTGTGAATGAATTTCAGAAAGAACAAGATTTTTGTTTAAAAAAATTTATGCAAAACCGATAAATATAATGTATAAAAAATGCTTGACAGGGGGGATTATAAATGACAGAATTTTGCGAACTGCGAACTGCGAACTGCGAACTGCGAACTGCGAACTGCGAACTGCGAACTGCGAACTGCGAACTGTAGGATATTTTTCGCTTTTTTTGAATACTGTAAAAATGATGGAATAGGCAAACCGCCAGACAATGAGGATATTTTATGTCCTCTTTGTCTGGCGGTTTGACGTTGGAGAAAATGTATAATGCGGAATGAAAAGTTTGCCTTAAGAGTTAACAAGAGCAAAGGAGATTGGAATGAAAGAAATGAAGAGGCTAGGGAAGAAACTGATCAGTGGATTGATCGCAATGGCGCTTGTGCTGGTTTTGATGCCGGATATTGCTCAGAAAGTGTATGCTGACGCATCGTATAACTTGTGGGTAGGTGGTGCTGAAGTTACATCAGGAAATACATCAGGAAGCGGTAATAAAGGAACATGGGAGTATGATAATGGAACGCATACACTTACACTGACAAATTATGAGTATAACGGCGCCGGATATTGTCCGGGAGGAGATGGCAACTATAGTGACTATTCAGCTGTTATATATTATACAGGTGCTGAAAATTTAACAATAAATGTCGTTGGTGAGAATACACTCATAAATAATGCAGGTACAGGAAATCTTTTTGGAATTTTTAATCTGAATAGTGATATTGTTATAAAAAGTGAGAATGAGGGAGTATTAATTGTTAAAACTCCGAATAATGGTAATAATCGTAAGTATTCAGAACCAATTTGTGCATCTAATGGAGGGATTGGTTTTAAAGATGTAACGGTAGATGTAGAATCTAAAAAAGAAGAAGCACAGACAAATGTAGGCATAGGAATTAATTCTTGGAAAGGCATTACCATTGATAATTCGAATGTAACAAGCGTGGGTTGGTATGGATTATACACTCAAGGAGATGAAGGAATAGCTATAAAAAACGATAGTGTTGTAGTTGCTGAAGGTAATTTTATAGGAATGTACTGCCAAATGATTAATATTGATGCAGATACAAAGTCTGTTTTGGCAAAGGGAAATTCTTATGCCATTTTACCCACGAATAGTGATGGTGCATTCTCAACCGGAATCCCCGGCTTGGGCTGGACAGATACTGAAGGAACAACAGGTGAACAGGCTATTGAAACAACTGCAGTGGCAAGTGATATAAAAAACTTTAAGAAAGTCAGACTTTATAATGATGGTATCTTAAATAAGTTATGGGTTGGTGGTGAGCAGGTTACAACATCAGGTCAGACCGGAAGCAGTGGCAGCTGGAAATATCAATTTGGAACACTGACTCTGAATGATTATAGTTATGAAGGTGATGGATATAAGAAAGATTCAAATTATTCCGGTGCAATCTGGTATGAAGGTACTGATGAATTAACAATCGATGTTGTTGGAGAAAACACAATTAATAAGACTAATGAAACATCAAATACAAATAATAATTTTGGTATTTACTCAGATAAAGGTGATATAAATATAGAAAGCAGTTCGGGAGGAATACTTGGTATTAATGTTGTAAACTCAACAGGTGAATCAACTGCAATTAAAGCAAATGATACTGGTAATCTTAACATTAATAATGTTGAAGTCAGTGCAATTGGCGGCACTGGAGGTTTATATGGATATGGTGTTAGAACCTGGAATGGTAAAATAATAGTTTCAAATTCTAAGCTTACAGCAAAAGGATACAAAGATGCCGGTATAGGGGTAGCTACAGCAGGTGAAATAGTTTTTAGGAATAACAGTATAGTTGATACCTACGGAGTAGGTGAAGGAATAATGGGAACCACAAAAATAGAATCAGATATTAAATCTGTTACAATAGCGGGTGAAACCAGGCTCGTTATGGCAGATGATTTCTATGGCTATTTTAATACGGAAGTTAATGGTACAGGCTGGACTGATGTGAAAGGAACGACCGGAAAGTGTGTAATTCCCGCAGGAACTAATTATACTAAAACCTCTGATGCAATTAAGAATCTTAAAAAAGCCCAGTTCCCTGCTTTGAAGGAGATAGAATACACAACCGAATCATATAATGACTCATATGACGGCAGTGCTCATGGAATCACAATTTCAGTAACCAAGCCTGAGAGTGGCTATACTGTTAAATACAGAACAGCTGACAGCGGAGAATACAATTTAACAGAAGCACCGACGTTTAAGGATGCAGGAGAATATACTGTTTACTATCAGATTTCTGCTGATGGTTATGAGACTGTTGTAGACAGTGAGACGATAGTGATCAAAAAAGCTTCGCAGGAAGCACCGGAAGCCCCGACTCTGAGCAGTGCAACTGCTGATACAATCACACTTAAAGCTGTTGACGGATGTCAGTATAAACGTGATGATGGTGCATGGCAGGACAGTAACGTATTCAAAGGACTTACAGAAGATACGGAATACAGTTTCTATCAGAGGAAAAAAAGCGACGAAAATCACGAGATGTCAGAAAGCAGTCCTGCTTCAAAATTCAGTACGAAAGGCTCAGACGAACCGGGAGAAACAGTTGCAGCACCGACATTGGATGAAAAAACAAATAATTCAATAACCCTCATCCATGAAGACGGTTATGAGTACAGTATTGATGGCGGAAATACATGGCAGAGCAGCAATGTATTTGAAAATCTCGAAGCAGATACCGAATACGAGATCATCAGAAGAAAGGCTGCATCAGGAGATTCTGAAGCCGGAAAGATTTCTGAATCGTTAAAAGTTAAGACAAATGAAGCGAACGATACAAAAACCACAAAGGAAAAAGATCGTAGAAAATATGATGAAAACGATGCAAACAGCGGAAATCTCATAGCAGAAATAAACCAGGATGAGGATGCTGTTAAGGCGGATATAAATCTTACAACTGATGTTGCAAGAGAACAGATCGATCAGTTGACAGAGGCAGAAAAAACAGCAATTAAAAATGGAGATGATTTCAGGGTTTACCTTGATGTAATGAATGGCGAGAAAGGTCTGAATGATTCTGATAAAGAACGCATTGAAAAGGATGCTTCGGAAAAATATTCAGGTGCAAAGCCTAAAAAATATGTTGATCTGAAGCTTTTCAGGCAGGTTGGCACAAATACGCCTGTTGGGATTTCGAATATAAACAGTGAATTAGAGGTTTCAATCAATATTCCCGATGATCTCAAAAATTCATCCGTTGAGGAAACAGCAGATGAAGAAAGCCGGTCGGAAAATCTAATGACAGCAGCAGAGCAGAAAACATTTTATCTGGTTAAAACAGATGCCGGTGCAGAGCTTGTTGCGTCTACGACAGGAAACACATTGACCTTTAAGACAAAAGAATTTGAAAGTATTTATGCTATCCTTGTATCTTCTTCTGAAGGCAGCGGAGGCTCAGAAACAGATCCCGGCACAGGAACAGAAATAACAAGCGGACTGCTTGTTGCAAAGCAGAAATTCTATGGCAAAGATCTTTTCACAAAGTATGGTCAGGCCGGTTCGGGATACAAGTACAAATTCAGAGTTGATAATAAAGCTGAACGAAGGTTTATTAAAGCGGGAAGAAAGTATATAAAGGCAAAGAGACCCGGAAAAGCAACGGTTGCCTTATATCAGAAAGTAAAAGGCGGCAGCTGGACAAAGGTTGAGGAAAGGACTTTCACTGTTGAAAAACCAAGTGTAACAAAGAAAGTGTATAACCTGAAGTCAGGCGATACGGCATATGCTTCGACATTTATAACAAATACCATGCAAACAGCCCCGACGAGTTATGTTTCCTCGAAACCTTCAGTTGCAAGTGTTGATCCTACGACCGGAAAGATAACTGTACACAGGAAAGGCAGAGCAACTATTTCAATTATCTATTACGGAAGCAGAAAGTCAGCAAAATATAAAACAAAATTAAAGATACAGCAGTAAAATAAAAGCCCCCGACATGATGTAGATGTCATCGTGCCGGGGCTTTTCTCTAGAGAAGAGATACCCATGGCCGCAGGAGCTGAGGAAGTAGTCCTTAGTGCGCAGACGATGCTGAATTCAGAGAGGACTGACAGAAGTAAATCTCTGATCGAATATGGCAAATATGCTGAAAGTGTCCGCTCAAATATATCAGTACAAAGCAGCAAAAGACTAAGTTTCCAGCTTAATGGCAAACTGAAATTTTAATGGTGATGGTTTGAACTGTCTGGACCAGTGATGATCGTCATGTATCATCAAATTTAACATGGCAGAGCCACTTTTTCGCCCGCCCCATTTTACTTCTGATGGCAAGTGAAATGCAACTGCCCACCCCAGCTCAAAGTGGCTCTGTGGATGTGAGAGCACCCGGACTATTTATATCACTGGTAAAGATTATATCATCCTGTCAAACTGTGAGGGCTTATTTAATGAACCCTGAAAATAGAAAAAGCCAGGGGAAAGGCTGGAACATATCCAAAAGAAACATCATCTGAACCCGCCCGGCGAAATCCGCCTTTACGCAGACTTGTGCCACGGGCGAAGAGTTCCCGGCTTTGAGCGAATCGCCTGTGGCACTACGTCGGAGTTAAGGCGGAGTTTGACGGAAAGTCGGGTTCTTGTGTTTCGTTGGATATGCTCCAACCTTCCCCGTCAAATTTAAAATATTTTTTTAAAAGGCTTTTTAAAATAAGAAAATCATGATACAATCTATATGCATCTAATATCATATCTGAATGCATAGGGATTTTCTATTTTCAAATTTCCGAGTACAAATTTACGCTGCCGCGCAGCCCTTTCAGGTTTACAAACCTAAAGACAAATGATATAATCTGAATTTGTGTAATCAGATTATGAAAACAAGAATTTGTAGCCTTTAGGAGGGGTTTGCTTTGTCAATAAAGATTGTTAACTATGCAGGATGGTTTGGATGGAATATGCGAAAGTATTTTCCAAAGCTTGCAATATGGGCTTACTTGAAGCTTCAGTACTTTAAGAGAGATAATGACCAGAAGGAATTTATCGATATGTACATGAATGCGAAGGAGGCTCCGTATCCTGAGGTCGTAAATATAGAGACAATTAATCGCTGCAATAATACATGTGCTTTCTGTACAGCGAATAAAAATGAAGAAAAGAGACCTTTTGCAAAGATAAGCGATGAGCTGTATAAATCTGTTATCGACCAGCTCGCTGATTGGGGTTATCCGAATAAGCTCACTCTTTATGGAAATAATGAGCCCTGGATGGATACGAGGATCGTAGAGCTCCATAAATATGCAAGGGAGAAGCTTCCTAAGGCTTATATATTTATGTCAACCAACGGAATCCTTCTTAACATAGAGAAACTTGACCAGATCGTGCCTTATGTTGATCAGCTCATAATTAATAATTACAGTATGGAGATGAAGCTTTATCCTCATATTAAAGAGATTTATGATCATGTAAAGGCAAATCCGGAAAAATATAAGAATGTTGAGATCATCATTCAGATGAGATATCTGAATGAGTATCTTACAAACCGTGCAGGATCTGCACCTAACAGAAAGGGTGAGAAATATAAGGTCATTAAAAAGACCTGTCTTATGCCCTACACTGATATGTGGATCGAGCCTAACGGAAACATGGGGCTTTGCTGCTGCGATAATTTCGAGAAGACAAAGATGGGAGATCTGACCAAGGAAAAGCTTGTTGATATATGGAACGGTGAGATTTACCGCGGTGTCAGAGAAAAGATGCGAAACGGCAGACATAATATCGGTTTCTGTCAGTACTGTGATTTCATAGATGCGGGACTTCGTGGAAATATAGCAAGAGAAGAGCTTGAAAAAAATAAACAATAAGGAACTATATCAATAATAAAAGGCGGTGCAGAAATGCATCGCCTTTTTGTCGGATGATATTCATAACATATTTGCAGCTTTAATGAATTCGGCCATTTCACGTGTTTTCCATTTATTTTGATTGTAGAAGATCTGTCTGTACATGGAAGCACTGAAGTCCTTTAAGTCCAATACTGAAAGATATCCGTTTTCGACGGCGTCGGACACGGTAAAATAGGGTAGGTAGGATATAAAATCACTTCCGTGAAGCATTCGCTGGATAAATTCGATGGAGCTGATCTCAAGGAAGGGCATGAAAATAAAGCCTCTGGCGGCAAGAAGGTTATCAAGAGATCTTCTGTGGGCTGAACCGCTCTCGGGCAGGATAAATGAATGGGTAAGAAGCATATCAAGCTCGAGATCTTTCTCTTTTGAGAGTGGGGAATCCGGAGATGCAACGAAAACAATTTTTTCGCGTTCTTCCATTTCTTTTACCCAGTTATTGTTGTAGCAGGGCTGATCGAGAATATAGATAAGATCAGTTTCTCCTTTATCCATCATATCTATAAGGGCGTCGGTGTCATCTATGGTAATAGAGAGCTTGACCTTAGGATAGTTTTCATGAAAATACTGAAGGATAGGCGGAAGCTTATAGAAGCATACAGAATCAGTAACGCCGATGCGAAGGGAGTTGGAAAGCTCGGTGTCATCCTGGAGAGCCAGATTTGCTTCATTAATATCTGAAAGAATTTTGTGGGCATAGCTTAAAAATCTTTCTCCGGGGGGAGTAAGAAGGGTTTTCTTTCCTATCCGGTCAAAAAGTCTGGTATTCAGTTCTTTTTCCAACTGTTGTATCTGAACAGTAAGAGTACTTTGGGAATATCCTAAAGAATCGGCTGCCTTTGAAAAGCTTTGAAATTGTGCGATTTTAGTAAAACTGAGGATCTGTCGTAACTCCATATGAACCACCTATTAAAAATTTTAATCGATATTATGAAAACTATGAATTTGATTAATTGTACCATGGATTGTACAATGATCATACAGGTTAAGTCAAGTTAACGGCCGAAAAACTTGAACGGAAGAAATCAGAATGTTACTGTTCACAGGCAAACTGCGCACTCCGCTGCGCAGTTATGCCACAATAACTTTGACTGAACACTGGGTTTTGCCCATTGCCGTAGGCAATATTAAATGGCAAAACCCGTTACTGGAGCACGCTGAAAGCGTGTGAACAGTAACATCAGAATAAAATTGTATGTTTCGGGGGTACTAACAGATGGAAAAGAAAAAGATCGGGCTTGTTCCAAAGCTCATAATTGCGATCGTTTTAGGTATTTTAATAGGACAGTTCATGCCGGAGGGATTTTGCAGATTTGTAGTTACATTATCTGGCATATTCAGTAGTTACCTTAAATTTGTAATACCGCTTATGATACTGGCTTATGTTACGATGGGAATAGCAGACCTTTCACAGGGTGCAGGAAAGCTTCTCGTCATAACAGTGGCACTTGCCTATGGTTCGACATTGATATTCGGCTCAGCTTCTTATTTGGTATCAAGCTCACTTTTCCCAAGCTTCATGAGCTCGGAGGCTATGGATCAGATAGCAGCTACTGCCGATAATTCAGTCAGTGCATATCTTTCGATCAGTATTCCGGCACTTATGGATACAATGTCAGCGGTAGTTTTTGCATTTATGCTTGGTCTTTCACTCTCTGTTCTCAGAGGAAAGACAGTCGGAGATACGCTTTATAACGGAATACATGATTTCTCAGCTATCATTGATGCTGTTCTTCATAACACCATTATTCCGGGACTTCCTCTTTACATCTGCGGAACTTTTGTAGATATGACACGTTCAGGAAAGACATT is from Lachnospiraceae bacterium C1.1 and encodes:
- a CDS encoding IS1634 family transposase, with the translated sequence MAKSYINDKGVSTSVNIRKLGTLNELIKEHGPTRDDVMAWAKEEAKIETKKYKEDNQMKSVQITFHADRQIDYDQQVFYRGGYLFLQHIYYSLCLDKTCRKLRDKYKFQYDINSILSDIIFARVLEPCSKKSSYKVASEFLEKPSYKLHDIYRSLDVLGNECDFIQSEVYKNSHLIRKKNDKILFYDCTNYYFEIEEEDGDKKYGKSKEHRPNPIIQMGMFMDGDSIPLAFSLFPGNANEQTSLKPLEEKVLSEFGCQKFIYCSDAGLGSEKIRNYNHMGERAFIVTQSIKKLKNKDKEWALDKNGFKRVSDDKPVDITKLSDDDSGLYYKEEPYTPKQIHQRLIITYSPKFARYQKAIRDAQVERAQKLIDSGAAKRGRRNPNDPRRFIGKIAVTEDGEKATVKNYLDTDKIEQEALYDGLYAVSTDLLDDPVEDILKVSEGRWEIEECFRIMKTDFEARPVYLKLETRIKAHFLSCFLSLIVYRYLEKAVGSDYTCDEILTTLRKMNFVNLKEQGFIPTYKRTKLTDDLHDACGFRTDYEFITKSQMKTIQKESKNRKKIP
- a CDS encoding radical SAM protein, translating into MSIKIVNYAGWFGWNMRKYFPKLAIWAYLKLQYFKRDNDQKEFIDMYMNAKEAPYPEVVNIETINRCNNTCAFCTANKNEEKRPFAKISDELYKSVIDQLADWGYPNKLTLYGNNEPWMDTRIVELHKYAREKLPKAYIFMSTNGILLNIEKLDQIVPYVDQLIINNYSMEMKLYPHIKEIYDHVKANPEKYKNVEIIIQMRYLNEYLTNRAGSAPNRKGEKYKVIKKTCLMPYTDMWIEPNGNMGLCCCDNFEKTKMGDLTKEKLVDIWNGEIYRGVREKMRNGRHNIGFCQYCDFIDAGLRGNIAREELEKNKQ
- a CDS encoding LysR family transcriptional regulator, producing MELRQILSFTKIAQFQSFSKAADSLGYSQSTLTVQIQQLEKELNTRLFDRIGKKTLLTPPGERFLSYAHKILSDINEANLALQDDTELSNSLRIGVTDSVCFYKLPPILQYFHENYPKVKLSITIDDTDALIDMMDKGETDLIYILDQPCYNNNWVKEMEEREKIVFVASPDSPLSKEKDLELDMLLTHSFILPESGSAHRRSLDNLLAARGFIFMPFLEISSIEFIQRMLHGSDFISYLPYFTVSDAVENGYLSVLDLKDFSASMYRQIFYNQNKWKTREMAEFIKAANML